The DNA window AGCTGAAAATAGAATTAACCGGTATGGAGATCAGCAAAACTATTTTGGGATAGGAGGTCATTAGTTTCTCAAATGAATTTATTGAATCTCTACCGTTTTGAGGTACCAGAGCTTTGAAATCAATAGGGAAATAATGAGAAACAATGGCAGAAATAGAAGCCGTGAGGATCAACAAGGTGATAAAGCTAAAGTACTTAGCTCTTTTACCCAAAATATATTCACGGACGCTGTTTCCCGGTCTTGTAAACAATTCTTTTACGGTAAAGAGAGCGCCTTTGTCTACATGCCAGACTCCATGAATAAAATCATGTTCGATAAAATGTCTTAAAGAATATCTGTGTGTACTGGCTTTTTGCCCACACTTACCACAATATTCGGCGGTAAGTGTGTGGCTGCAGTTTAAACATGTGCTTTGCATTCCGAAAATGATTTTTAATTGGATTTGCGGGACATGATTTCTTTACTGACATCCTTTTTGCTTTTCCACGCAAAAGTATACATCGGAATAAAAAATAGGGGTAACAAGCTGGCAAAAGTAAAGCCGTGTTTCACAATAGCATATATGGAAACCCCAACCATAAATCCGATAAGAATGCAAAATGTAATATGGATGCCTGAACGCTTTTTTTCTTCTTTGTGCAATTCATCAATAGATAAATCAGATAGCTTAGTGTTTTTCATGGGTAGTTAATTTTAAAAGGTTATTGTTTGGCGAATTTAAAAAAAATGTTAAATCAGCAACTCGAATTGATGAAAAAAATGGATGATAGATAGAAAATATACACTAAAGTGTAGTGGTTTTTTAGAGTATTAGCAATTTTGAAGATCATCATTTAATTAATATTTTAAATAGAATTAAGGCTAAGCGGGTTAATGGGTGATAACAGACTTTTGAAAAATTATAAGGTATCCAATCCTGATCATGCTATTAATCACCTACATTATACCGATATCTGTCGTATGATTTCTTTAATGATACAAAAAGGAACAATAATGGACGTTTATAATGTAGCAGTTTCAATTCATCCCTCAAAAAAAACAGGTTATTGATGCGCAAAATAATGAAGCAAATATTGACGAAGGAGAAGTAATGGGAAAGACGATCTCGTCTTCAAAAATAGAATCGGGATTGGACTTTACCTTTCAATATCCTGATCCAAGGGAGTTTCATTTGGGATGAAATAATCAATAGCAACAAGCTTAGATTAACCTATAAAAAATAAAAGCTATCCTAAGTGAGAATAGCTTTTACTGTTTTATAAAGTTATATTAAACTTATTACTTAATAATTCTGTCAAGAACCCATGTAATCAGGTTTTTCTCAGAAGCATAATGGTCTGAAGAGAATTCTCCACGTCTTCTGTTGGCAATTACATTATTTACGGTAATCGCCTTATGACCTAATAATTTTGAAAAGGCATAAATCGCAGAAGTTTCCATTTCAAAATTGGTGATTCCAAGATCGTTCAATGTTTCCAGGAATTTGTCATCTACTGCCTTAAGACGAAGCTGTCTTCCCTGTGGAGCATAGAACCCCGGGAATGTAGCGGTATTTCCGTGGTATTTGGCATCCTTATAATATTCACCCATTTGTTCATCCCATTCTGAGAAGTACAACATAGGCTTTATTTTCTCGTAAGGGAATCTTTCTACAAAGCTTTTTGAAAACTCATTCTCGAATTTATAATCCTGGTAAAAATGCATCAGACCGTCTAATCCAACTACATTCTGCGTTACCAGCATGTTGTCAACCTGTACATCAGGGTTTACGCTTCCGCAAGTTCCCATACGGAACAATTCAAGTGCTTTGTGTTCAGTTTTAAACTCTTTGTTTTTAAGATCGATGTTTACCAAAGCATCCAGCTCGTTCATTACAATATCGATGTTCTCAGTACCGATACCGGTTGACATTACTGTAATTCTTTCCCCACGAAGAGTTCCTGTGTGTGTGTAGAATTCTCTTTTATTTTTTTTGATTTCAACTGTATCAAAGTATTTTGAAACTTTTGCCACTCTGTCCGGATCACCTACAAGGATAATTTTATCGGCGATATCTTCAGGCAAAAGGTTAAGATGGTATACACTTCCGTCTTCATTCAGAATAAGTTCTGAGGCTGCAAGTTTATTGAGCATAATATGTATATTTTTTGTTTTTTAATTAATGAAAATTGCTTCTTTATAAGGAGAGGCCATTACCTGGATGATAGAGTCGTATTCTTCTACAATTCTTCTTTGGCCACCCATTACTTCATATACGGTAACTGTTGTTTTTTCGAAATTCTTAGGATCTTTCCTCTGTGAAGTGATCTCGTAGAAATGATTATCTTTTTTAAGAATTGAAACCAATTCTTCTTTGGTAGAATTGTTAGACGACATCATTCCCGGAAATTCAAGAACAATATCTTTCAGGTCTGTATAATTTTTATATGGCTTTGTTTCTCCATTGGAGTAAACATATACATTGGGAACGTTCTTGTCTTTTTCCAAACGGATCAAATAATAATCATTGCCTTTTTTCTCTGCATAAACGGCCATTTCCTGCTGCTTTACAGGCTGTTTTTCCTGTTGCTTTTTCTTTTGCGTAAATGCAGTTATAGAAAGGAAACTTGCCGCAAAAGCAAACAATAGTTTTGTTTTCATAATACTATTTTAGTTTTTTTGATGTTTTGAATTTAATTTAAAAAAATCCTCTCCCAATAACCTCGCTACATTATTTTACCGGTCATAAGAATAAACCGGTTCTTTAAGAATAATGAATTTGATTTCGGGGCTTAAAATTAGTGAAAAATATGATATCATAAATATAAACATTATTTAATCTCCCCTTAAAGTTGAGATAATATCTGATTAATACTTTTGCCGCTAAAAATTCATGAGATCTTATCCACTGCTGGTTGTCATCCTTCTGATAGGATTTGCAGTAATGTCTTTTAATCCTGTTTATAAAGGAAAAGAAAGTGAAAATACATTTGTAAATAAGGGGTTAGTCGATTTTAAAACTAAACTTGAACGGCTAAAATCCGATGTTTACCGGTTTTCTGAAGATCAGATTTCTCTTGAAGAATTACAGAAATCATTGAACAATACAAGAAATTCATTTAAAGAAATAGAATTTTATGTAGCCTATCACTATCCTGAATTTACCAAAACACATCTTAATGCCGCTCCATTATTTCATATTGAAGCAGCAGGAACATCAGCATACACTCTTCCCCCGGAAGGACTGCAGGTTTTGGATGAACTTATTTTCTCAGAGGAAGCAGGTGATGAGAAAGAAAAGATCAAAACGATTACAGATTTTTTATACAACAGCTATTCAGTTTTCTACTTAAGTTCGGTTAAAAACGGTTTAAGTAAAGGAAACAATAAGACCTTGCCTTTGCGTATAGAACTTGTCAGAATCTATTCACTGGGAGTAACGGGTTTTGATACTCCGGGATCACTCAATATATCAGAAGAAACGAGTCATGCGCTTTCCGGAATCCAAAAATATATTAATGATGATCCTTATTTTAAGAATTATAACATCAATAAGGTCGATCAAACCTTGACAGAAGCAATCCAATATCTTTCAAAAAATACCAACTTTGAAACTTTTGACAGAATTGAATTTTACAAAAGATATATCCAGCCACTCTATGAAGAATTCGGAAAATGGGATGGAAGACCTGATGATCTTAAAGAGTTTTCAGGGTGGAATGTAGGAAATAAAAATTTCTTCAGTAGTGATTTTTTTGATCCTTATTTTTACACATTGCTGAAGCCTTCAGAAGATAATGCCGAACTCCGCAATCTTGGAAAATCTATATTTTATGATCAAAATGTAAGTGGCAATGGTAAAATGAGCTGTGCAACCTGTCATCTTCCGGAAAATGCATTTACGGATCTTAAAACAAAATCTCAAAGCAATGTAGAAGGGAAAACCGTTCTGAGAAATTCACCCAGTCTTTATAATGCTGTTTTTGCTAAAAGATTCTTTTACGATCTTCGGGCTTTTTACCTGGAACAGCAAGCTGAGCATGTGATTTATAATGAAGAAGAATTCAATACAAGCTATGAGGCGATTATTAAAAAACTGAAGACTAAACCTGAATATAAAAAAGCATTCCGGAAGGCTTTCACAGACGGAAAGATTAGTAAAGAAAACTTTTCAAAAGCCCTGAGTTCCTACGTGGCTTCACTATATTCCTTCGACAGTGATTTTGACCGCTTCATGAGAAATGAAAAGAATGTTTCTGATGAGGTAAAAAAAGGATTCAATCTGTTTATGGGAAAAGCCAGTTGCGCAACCTGTCACTTTGCACCTCATTTTTCAGGATTAGTACCTCCGTTTTTCAATGAAAATGAATCTGAAGTACTGGGAATAACGAAAAAACCAATTGCACAGCTTCCGGTTGAGTTGG is part of the Chryseobacterium lactis genome and encodes:
- a CDS encoding DUF3667 domain-containing protein; translation: MQSTCLNCSHTLTAEYCGKCGQKASTHRYSLRHFIEHDFIHGVWHVDKGALFTVKELFTRPGNSVREYILGKRAKYFSFITLLILTASISAIVSHYFPIDFKALVPQNGRDSINSFEKLMTSYPKIVLLISIPVNSIFSYLWFRKAGFNYSEHLVLNSYKTAAEILVGLIFTVITLFSDHAAVVASLYLLCVFMVSILYGTWFYAQFFSQSGYSKGSLLFRSIMIPVSYLFCTMIIGFLWGIFSVLLR
- a CDS encoding nucleoside phosphorylase; the protein is MLNKLAASELILNEDGSVYHLNLLPEDIADKIILVGDPDRVAKVSKYFDTVEIKKNKREFYTHTGTLRGERITVMSTGIGTENIDIVMNELDALVNIDLKNKEFKTEHKALELFRMGTCGSVNPDVQVDNMLVTQNVVGLDGLMHFYQDYKFENEFSKSFVERFPYEKIKPMLYFSEWDEQMGEYYKDAKYHGNTATFPGFYAPQGRQLRLKAVDDKFLETLNDLGITNFEMETSAIYAFSKLLGHKAITVNNVIANRRRGEFSSDHYASEKNLITWVLDRIIK
- a CDS encoding cytochrome-c peroxidase; amino-acid sequence: MRSYPLLVVILLIGFAVMSFNPVYKGKESENTFVNKGLVDFKTKLERLKSDVYRFSEDQISLEELQKSLNNTRNSFKEIEFYVAYHYPEFTKTHLNAAPLFHIEAAGTSAYTLPPEGLQVLDELIFSEEAGDEKEKIKTITDFLYNSYSVFYLSSVKNGLSKGNNKTLPLRIELVRIYSLGVTGFDTPGSLNISEETSHALSGIQKYINDDPYFKNYNINKVDQTLTEAIQYLSKNTNFETFDRIEFYKRYIQPLYEEFGKWDGRPDDLKEFSGWNVGNKNFFSSDFFDPYFYTLLKPSEDNAELRNLGKSIFYDQNVSGNGKMSCATCHLPENAFTDLKTKSQSNVEGKTVLRNSPSLYNAVFAKRFFYDLRAFYLEQQAEHVIYNEEEFNTSYEAIIKKLKTKPEYKKAFRKAFTDGKISKENFSKALSSYVASLYSFDSDFDRFMRNEKNVSDEVKKGFNLFMGKASCATCHFAPHFSGLVPPFFNENESEVLGITKKPIAQLPVELDQDLGRGNSPVKKEKSWIYDYSFKTVTVRNIALTKPYFHNGAFNTLEEVLDFYNEGGGEGLGLKMKNQTLAPDKLNLTQTEIRQIIAFLNALTDVSKAK